The sequence GTAAAAAGATTAAACCAGCTGCATGATAAGGCCTTTTTATCACATTCAGAGCAGTATTGAAAAGCTGAAAAATTCCATTCAATCCATAAGATATTGGCACGATGGAAAGGTATAAAACGATCGTGGAAACAACTTCTTTATCTTCGTTGAAAATTCTGCCGATCGAGGTAGCAAAAGTTCGTAACAAAATGAATAATAATATTCCCCACAGGATAGCAAAACGACTGCTGAATTTGATGCTTTTTAATATTCTGGTTATGTTTTTTGCTCCCAGGTTTTGGCCGATAAAAGGTCCGAAAACCGAAGCTAAAGACATTATTACAGCCATTGCAAAAAACTCGACTCTGGAAGCAACTCCGTAGCCGGCAACAGATTTTGGGCCGAAATCTGCCAGAAGTTTTGTGATGATGCCAGTGGTTAATGGGATCATCATGCGCGCTGCCATGATGGGAATGCCAATGAATAAAACCGTTTGCCAGGATTGGATTATCTGGCGGAAAGAATCGAAATGAGAGGTCAGCATTTTTTCACGTTTTGCCAAAACCCAGAGAGCAACAGTAAAAGTTGTGAATCTGCTAAATACTGTTGCCAGAGCAGCTCCTTCAATTCCCAATTCGGGAAATGGCCCGATTCCAAAGATCAGAAGCGGATCGAGCAGCATATTCATTCCAGCGGCGATCATCATGATCAGGCTGGGAGTTTTTGTATCTCCTGTGGCACGAATCGCATTATTTCCCACCATGGGAACTACCACAAAAGGCATGCCTATATACCAGATCATCATGTATTGTTTGATATAATCCAGGATCTGCCCTTTTGCTCCCAGCAACGTAAATAGCGGCTCTATAGTTAATAAACCGAATATTACAAATCCAATCACGATAGAAAAAGCCAGCAGCAGACTGTCGGTTGTTAATCGTTTAACCCGGTGTTGATCTCCTTCACCGATAGCGCGGGAAATAACTGCCGAAGCTCCCATTCCCAAACCAAGTGCAATGCTGTTGATGATAAAAACTACCGGAAAAGTAAAACTGAGCGCAGCCAGATGATTCGTTCCCAGTTTACCTACAAAGTAAGTATCAGTAAGGTTGAAAGCAACCATACCAATCATGCCGAATATCATGGGGATAGTGAGTTTTATTAAAGTTTTACCAACAGGTCCGGAAGTTAACTTGCCCTGTGTTTTATTTTTATTCATTCAAGCAATTAAATTTCTTTCAGCTTATACTTTCTGCTTCCCAAACCAATTTTTTCGGCATGTTCAAGTTGGATTTCAGGATTCAAATTTGGATGTGAAAATCTACCAAGATTCTGATCGTTAAATTTCCGGGTTAGATCTAATGTTGCCTGGTCGATAGCAACAGGATCGATTCCCACCAGAATTCCAATATCATCGATAATCGGTTCTTGTTTGATGCTCATGCAGTCACAATCTTTGGTCATATCTGTAAGAATATTAATGAAAAGAGCTTTACCTTTTTTATTTTCCAATGCTCCTAAAGCATATTCTGCCATCATTTTCTGCAATTCTTCTGATCCGTTTCCCCAGTTGAATTTTACTGCAAAGAATTTGCAGAGCGTTAAGCATTCTCCACAGCCGATGCAGATGTTTCCATCAATTTTTGCTGCTCCATCGATTTCTGATATTGCCTGAACAGGACACCATTTGATGCATTGTCCGCAAAGTGTACATTCTTCGGGTTTAATGAACGGTTTGATAGAAGAATGTTGATGCATTTTTCCTTTGCGGCTGGAAAGCCCCATTCCTACATTTTTTATGCAAGCTCCAACCCCCGAAACTATATGGCCGGTTGGATGAGTAACAACGATCAGGGCATCGCATAAAACAGCATCGCGAGCAATATTAACTTTATCGAATAAGATCCCTTTGATGGGAACTTCTATTTCGGTATTTCCAAAAAGGCCATCGCACATTATGAACGGTGCATCCAAAGTTTCATAATTAAATCCATGTTTTTGTGCTAATTCCAGATGCGTGATAGCATTTGATCTTGGTCCCGAATATAGGGTAGAGGTTTCTGTAATAAATGGCAGAGCTTTCTGTTCTTTTACTTTTTTTACGCCAATTGCGATCAATTCTGGAGAAATGTGAGTCGTGTTGTTTACATCTCCGATATGTGTTTTTATGCCGACTTTATCTTTTTCGGAAATAAATTTTGAAAAATCAATTTCCGCTAATATTTTTTCTAACGCAGATTTTCTTTTATCCAAATTGCTTTTTGCCGGCAATTTAATAAATAGAATTTCATCTTTTGCAGGATACATAATTATTTCACTTCTCCCTTTTTCTTCATTTTATCATACATTTCCGGATAATATTGCCGCATACAATCAGGACAGATTCCATGACTGAAATCTACATTGGCATGTCTGGCGATATAATTTTCTACCTGATCCCAATAACCACCATCATCACGAACTTTCTTGCAATGCGAACAAATGGGAATAAGACCGCTGAGAGTTTTAACTTCATGCAGAGCCTTTTGTAGATCTTGTATCAATTTTTCTTTTTCTTTTTCTGCTTTTTTCAGTTTGGAAATATCACGGTAAGTAATTATCATTCCAGTTGGTTTTTCATCGATAATTATCGGTGAAGTGGAAACCAGAACCGGAATCAAATTTTCATTTTTATCTTTTCTTACAGTTTCAAAATTCATCACTTTTTTCATTTTTCCCTGGCTGAGTTCTTTTGCTTCTCTGCGTTTATCATCGGGAACGATAAGATCGAAAATAAGTTTATCCTTGGCTTCATTTTGTTTATATCCAAATACTTCTGTGAAACGTATATTTATTTCAATTACTCGATATTTTAAATCTACGTAAGCTGCAGGTTCAGGATTTCCTAAAAACAGGCTGGTGAACTTGGTGTTACTAACCTTTAATTTTTTTGAAGCTTCATTTTTTACAAAAGTTATCTGGATAGCAGCTTTCAAATCATTTTCATTGAACGGTTTTACCAGATAAAAATAAGGTTCGGCTTCTGTTGCTGTTTGGATGGTTTTATCATCAGCGTAAGCAGTTAAGAAAATGACAGGTATATCTTTCTGTTTCTGTATTCTTTTAGCAGCTTCGATTCCAGAAATCTTGCCTTCCAGCATTATGTCCATGATGATCAGATCAGGTTTTTCATTGATGGCAAGACTGATTGCATCTTCGCCTGATGCACAAACACCGACTACGTCATATTCCATTTGAATCAAAGTTTTTTTTATATCTTCAGAAATCATTACTTCATCTTCTACTATCATTATCCTGTACATATTTTCTCCACAAATATAAAATTCTTATCGAACTATTATAGTTAAGTTTTTATAGTCAAGAAGTAATTATTTATAATTATAATCTTCTTTACAAAAAAAGGCGGCATGAAATTTTATCCAGAAAAAATTTGGGAGTTCATTATGAATAAAATTGGCTTTGATTTTCCATCCAAACCAAGAAAAACAGCTTTGTTCGAGGTGGAAAATTGGTATCAAAAATTACTTTCTGAAAGGCTTGATAGACCTTACTCTCCGATTAAAACCAGCAATTTTGGCGAGTATGACATGGCGGTGAACTATCTTACCTC comes from Candidatus Cloacimonadota bacterium and encodes:
- a CDS encoding MATE family efflux transporter, with the translated sequence MNKNKTQGKLTSGPVGKTLIKLTIPMIFGMIGMVAFNLTDTYFVGKLGTNHLAALSFTFPVVFIINSIALGLGMGASAVISRAIGEGDQHRVKRLTTDSLLLAFSIVIGFVIFGLLTIEPLFTLLGAKGQILDYIKQYMMIWYIGMPFVVVPMVGNNAIRATGDTKTPSLIMMIAAGMNMLLDPLLIFGIGPFPELGIEGAALATVFSRFTTFTVALWVLAKREKMLTSHFDSFRQIIQSWQTVLFIGIPIMAARMMIPLTTGIITKLLADFGPKSVAGYGVASRVEFFAMAVIMSLASVFGPFIGQNLGAKNITRILKSIKFSSRFAILWGILLFILLRTFATSIGRIFNEDKEVVSTIVLYLSIVPISYGLNGIFQLFNTALNVIKRPYHAAGLIFLQMFVIYIPLANLGAKYWQEKGIFLATMTAYILGGILSYFVLKFQLRKIITIHEDADKNV
- a CDS encoding DUF362 domain-containing protein, giving the protein MYPAKDEILFIKLPAKSNLDKRKSALEKILAEIDFSKFISEKDKVGIKTHIGDVNNTTHISPELIAIGVKKVKEQKALPFITETSTLYSGPRSNAITHLELAQKHGFNYETLDAPFIMCDGLFGNTEIEVPIKGILFDKVNIARDAVLCDALIVVTHPTGHIVSGVGACIKNVGMGLSSRKGKMHQHSSIKPFIKPEECTLCGQCIKWCPVQAISEIDGAAKIDGNICIGCGECLTLCKFFAVKFNWGNGSEELQKMMAEYALGALENKKGKALFINILTDMTKDCDCMSIKQEPIIDDIGILVGIDPVAIDQATLDLTRKFNDQNLGRFSHPNLNPEIQLEHAEKIGLGSRKYKLKEI
- a CDS encoding response regulator — protein: MYRIMIVEDEVMISEDIKKTLIQMEYDVVGVCASGEDAISLAINEKPDLIIMDIMLEGKISGIEAAKRIQKQKDIPVIFLTAYADDKTIQTATEAEPYFYLVKPFNENDLKAAIQITFVKNEASKKLKVSNTKFTSLFLGNPEPAAYVDLKYRVIEINIRFTEVFGYKQNEAKDKLIFDLIVPDDKRREAKELSQGKMKKVMNFETVRKDKNENLIPVLVSTSPIIIDEKPTGMIITYRDISKLKKAEKEKEKLIQDLQKALHEVKTLSGLIPICSHCKKVRDDGGYWDQVENYIARHANVDFSHGICPDCMRQYYPEMYDKMKKKGEVK